The following proteins are co-located in the Chryseobacterium daecheongense genome:
- a CDS encoding D-glycerate dehydrogenase, producing MKVFINKRIPEAGIKMLKEAGMDVIIPENDQLSHEEWINYCKDTDTILNVGTHSFDKDFFNECPNVQAIALYSVGFDHVDIQEATRRNIPVGNTPDVLSKATSDVAFLLMQSVARRASYNYGKVKEGNWGDFDPLHALGQELYGKTLGIFGLGRIGFEMAKKSLKAFDMNIIYHNRHHNEVAEKELNAQYVSFDELIRQSDVLSIHASFIPEHKELFNRSVFEKMKPDAIFINTARGGFHHQGDLYEALVSREIWGAGLDVTNPEPIVKDDPILELSSVCVLPHIGSATVEARNGMAKLAAENIIAFSKGEKMPYCANPDVYSEQ from the coding sequence ATGAAAGTATTCATCAATAAAAGAATTCCTGAAGCAGGAATAAAAATGCTGAAAGAGGCTGGAATGGATGTTATTATCCCTGAAAATGATCAACTTTCACATGAAGAGTGGATAAACTATTGCAAGGATACCGATACCATTCTCAATGTAGGAACCCATTCATTTGACAAGGATTTTTTTAACGAATGCCCTAATGTGCAAGCAATTGCTTTATATTCTGTTGGTTTCGATCATGTGGATATTCAGGAAGCGACCCGTAGAAATATACCGGTTGGAAATACACCGGACGTCCTAAGTAAAGCTACCTCTGATGTTGCGTTTTTGTTAATGCAATCGGTGGCAAGAAGAGCAAGTTATAATTATGGGAAGGTAAAGGAGGGGAATTGGGGAGATTTTGATCCCCTTCATGCATTAGGACAAGAGCTATACGGCAAAACCCTGGGGATTTTCGGTTTGGGAAGGATTGGTTTTGAAATGGCAAAGAAATCCCTGAAAGCTTTTGATATGAATATCATTTATCACAACAGGCACCATAACGAAGTAGCTGAAAAGGAGTTGAACGCACAATATGTTTCTTTTGATGAATTGATCAGGCAGTCTGATGTTCTGAGTATTCATGCCAGTTTTATTCCTGAACATAAAGAACTTTTTAACCGATCGGTCTTTGAGAAGATGAAACCCGATGCTATCTTTATCAATACGGCAAGAGGAGGTTTTCATCATCAGGGTGATCTCTATGAAGCTTTGGTTTCAAGGGAAATATGGGGAGCAGGACTGGATGTTACTAATCCTGAACCTATTGTAAAAGACGATCCGATCCTCGAACTTTCCAGTGTATGTGTATTGCCACATATAGGATCCGCAACAGTTGAAGCAAGGAATGGAATGGCAAAATTAGCAGCGGAAAATATTATTGCTTTTTCAAAAGGAGAAAAAATGCCATATTGTGCTAACCCTGATGTTTATTCTGAGCAATAA
- a CDS encoding prevent-host-death protein codes for MDTNRFKSSHDFSNIQKNIYNNPGYNVESHSQKAKDYFNEMKSRNQEATKQGFISQAQKSAKEVRDEIQKMASGVGDKNRRESEEKK; via the coding sequence ATGGACACAAACAGATTTAAATCGTCACACGACTTTAGTAATATTCAGAAAAACATTTACAATAATCCGGGATATAATGTAGAAAGTCATTCTCAAAAAGCAAAGGATTATTTCAATGAAATGAAGAGCCGAAATCAGGAAGCAACAAAACAGGGTTTTATAAGTCAAGCACAGAAATCGGCGAAAGAGGTCCGGGATGAAATTCAGAAAATGGCTTCCGGGGTCGGCGATAAAAATAGAAGAGAATCAGAAGAGAAGAAGTAA
- a CDS encoding DUF1801 domain-containing protein, with protein sequence MINPDISDYNNAQSPSDQEICTMLSLVIDQELEHAENKIWHRHPVWFLEGNPIVGYSKLKDSVRLMFWSGQSFDEDDLKTEGSFKAAEKRYTSREQINTADLKRWLMKSQQIQWDYKNIVKRKGELIRLK encoded by the coding sequence ATGATAAATCCTGACATATCAGATTATAATAACGCACAGTCCCCATCAGATCAGGAGATCTGCACAATGCTTTCACTTGTTATTGATCAGGAGCTGGAACATGCTGAAAATAAGATATGGCACAGGCATCCTGTGTGGTTTCTGGAAGGGAATCCGATTGTAGGTTACAGTAAGCTTAAAGATTCTGTACGGCTGATGTTCTGGAGCGGGCAATCATTTGATGAAGACGATTTAAAGACCGAAGGTTCATTCAAGGCAGCAGAAAAAAGATATACGTCTCGTGAACAAATCAATACAGCTGATCTGAAAAGATGGCTTATGAAATCTCAGCAAATTCAGTGGGATTATAAAAATATTGTTAAAAGGAAAGGGGAATTGATAAGATTAAAATAA
- a CDS encoding protein-L-isoaspartate(D-aspartate) O-methyltransferase, producing MTQDSFVHKGKRKILVEYLQQRIGITDQNVLSAMNEVPRHLFIESIFEDFAYEDRAFPILAHQTISHPSTVAEQSELLQVIPGEKVLEIGTGCGYQTAVLLAMKALVYTVERQKDLFDFSKKKLRELNLFPKFQSFGDGFAGLPTFAPFDKIIVTCGASVLPVELLKQLKVGGKMVIPLGPTDEQVLYRFTKVSPTEIEKEEFGAYKFVPMLNNTNS from the coding sequence ATGACGCAAGACTCGTTTGTACATAAAGGAAAAAGAAAGATTTTAGTTGAATATCTTCAACAGAGAATTGGGATTACGGATCAAAATGTACTTTCGGCAATGAATGAAGTTCCGAGACATCTTTTTATTGAAAGTATTTTTGAAGACTTCGCTTACGAAGACCGTGCTTTTCCCATTCTGGCCCATCAAACCATTTCGCATCCTTCAACGGTTGCAGAGCAATCAGAGCTTTTACAGGTAATCCCGGGAGAGAAAGTTCTGGAAATTGGAACCGGATGTGGGTATCAGACTGCTGTGTTATTGGCAATGAAAGCCCTGGTGTATACTGTAGAAAGACAAAAAGACCTGTTCGATTTTTCTAAGAAAAAATTAAGGGAGCTTAATCTTTTTCCAAAATTTCAGAGTTTTGGTGACGGTTTTGCAGGATTGCCAACTTTCGCTCCATTTGACAAGATCATCGTTACATGTGGAGCTTCCGTGCTGCCCGTGGAATTACTAAAACAATTGAAAGTAGGAGGGAAAATGGTGATTCCACTTGGACCGACAGATGAACAGGTACTGTACAGGTTTACAAAAGTTTCGCCTACGGAAATTGAGAAAGAGGAATTCGGAGCCTATAAATTTGTACCTATGCTCAATAATACCAATTCTTAA